A window of Bradyrhizobium sp. AZCC 1719 genomic DNA:
GAACCGGCCGCCTTCGCTAGGCATCTGTTAAGGTACTACGAGCCGGAATTGCACCGGCTGCTGTTCGGAGCGGAAAGCACATGAGTGTGGTTGCGTTCGAGCGCAAACAGGATGCGGGCGAGTGGAGCGAGCGAGAACTCAGCACCATCGTTGCGGCTCTGAACGCAGCGCTTGCGCCGGGCACCGGACGCGAATGGGAAACCGGCATGACGGAGAAGCGCGATCCCCAGTTCTACCTGCTGGGACCGCTTCCGGATCAGGCTTGCGAGTTGTGCGTCTCGCGGATCGGCGGACGCTATATCCTTGAGGATGGATGGGGGCGGCTGCTCTTCGAGCACCGAAACCTCGATCTGGTCGTTCTGCACGCGCGGGCGGCAGTCCCGAGCACGTCGTGGCTTATGGTACGCGTGATCGTGTTGTGGTGTGCGATCCGTGGTGTGATGCACGAAAGGATCGAGCCGATGCTCGCCGAAAGCGAGGAGCTGCTTGTCCAATTGGCACCGCAGCTTTCGGCTTTCGCCTGATCTCGCCCAATTTCCCAATCACCTCCCAATTTTGAAAGTGCCATGAGCGCAAAATCTGCGACCTCCCGAGCCGTCAAGACGTCCCGTAAGCCCGTCAAGGGCGGCAAGGCGAGCGCAGCCAAACCCAAAACCGGCAAATTGCCGGAATGGAACCTCGCCGATCTTTATTCCGGCATCGACGCGGCTGAAATCGCACGCGATCTGCAGAAGATGGATACCGACTGCGTCGCGTTTGAAACGGACTACAAAGGCAAGCTGGCGGAAAGCGTTGCCCGCGATGAGGGCGGTCTTTGGCTAGCGGAGGCGGTCAGGCGCTACGAGGCGATTGACGATTTGGCCGGCCGGCTCGGCTCCTACGCAGGCCTGGTTCATGCCGGCGACAGCGTCGATCCCGTGATTTCCAAATTCTACGGCGACGTCTCCGAGCGGCTGACGGCGGCCTCGCTGCATCTCTTGTTCTTCGCGCTCGAACTCAACCGCATCGAAAACGCCGTGATCGAGCGCGCGATGCAAACGCCCGAGCTCGCGCATTACCGGCCGTGGATCGAGGATCTGCGCAAGGACAAGCCGTATCAGCTCGAAGATCGCGTCGAGCAGTTGTTTCACGAAAAATCCCAGAGTGGCTATGCCGCCTGGAACCGGCTATTCGACCAGACCATCTCCGGCCTGCGCTTCAAGGTCGGGACCAAGGAGCTCGCGATCGAGCCGACGCTCAATCTGCTGCAGGACCGTGCGCCGGAAAAGCGCAAGGCCGCCGCGCAGGCGCTGGCGAAAACGTTCAAGGATAATGAGCGGACCTTTGCCCTCGTCACCAACACGCTCGCCAAGGACAAGGAAATTTCCGATCGCTGGCGTGGCTTCCAGGACGTTGCGGATTCGCGCCACCTGAACAACCGCGTCGAACGCGAGGTCGTCGATGCGCTGGTCGGCTCGGTTCGCGCGGCCTATCCGCGGCTGTCGCACCGCTACTACAATCTGAAAGCCGGCTGGTTCAAAAAGAAGAAGCTGGCGCATTGGGACCGCAACGCGCCGCTGCCGTTCGCGGCGGCCGGCACGATCGCCTGGCCCGAGGCGCAGAAGATGGTGCTGACGGCCTATCGCGGCTTCTCCGCCGAGATGGCCAACATCGCGGAACGTTTCTTCACCGACCGCTGGATCGATGCGCCGGTGCGGCCGGGCAAGGTGCCGGGCGCGTTCTCGCACCCGACCACGCCCTCGGCGCATCCCTATGTGCTGATGAATTACCAGGGCAAGCCGCGCGACGTAATGACGCTGGCGCATGAGCTCGGCCATGGCGTGCACCAGGTGCTGGCGGCGAAGAACGGCGCACTGATGGCGCCGACGCCGTTGACGCTTGCGGAGACGGCAAGCGTGTTCGGCGAAATGCTGACTTTCAAGCGGCTCCTGTCGCAGACCAAAAACGCCAAGCAGCGCCAGGCGCTGCTGGCCGGCAAGGTCGAGGACATGATCAACACCGTAGTGCGGCAGATCGCGTTCTATTCGTTCGAGC
This region includes:
- a CDS encoding M3 family oligoendopeptidase, encoding MSAKSATSRAVKTSRKPVKGGKASAAKPKTGKLPEWNLADLYSGIDAAEIARDLQKMDTDCVAFETDYKGKLAESVARDEGGLWLAEAVRRYEAIDDLAGRLGSYAGLVHAGDSVDPVISKFYGDVSERLTAASLHLLFFALELNRIENAVIERAMQTPELAHYRPWIEDLRKDKPYQLEDRVEQLFHEKSQSGYAAWNRLFDQTISGLRFKVGTKELAIEPTLNLLQDRAPEKRKAAAQALAKTFKDNERTFALVTNTLAKDKEISDRWRGFQDVADSRHLNNRVEREVVDALVGSVRAAYPRLSHRYYNLKAGWFKKKKLAHWDRNAPLPFAAAGTIAWPEAQKMVLTAYRGFSAEMANIAERFFTDRWIDAPVRPGKVPGAFSHPTTPSAHPYVLMNYQGKPRDVMTLAHELGHGVHQVLAAKNGALMAPTPLTLAETASVFGEMLTFKRLLSQTKNAKQRQALLAGKVEDMINTVVRQIAFYSFERAVHTERKNGELTAERLGQIWLSVQGESLGPAIDIRPGYENFWMYIPHFIHSPFYVYAYAFGDCLVNSLYAVYENATEGFAERYLAMLAAGGTKHYSELLKPFGLDARDPKFWDGGLSVIAGMIDELEAMG